The genome window TTTTGGATACCCCAGGTCAGTTTTTGGTCATCCCAGGCCGGTTTTTGGGATGTCCATTGCAGTTTTTGGATATCCCAGTCCATTTTTGGTTATCCCAGCCCGGTTTTAAGTTATCCCAGGTCAGTTTTAGGTTATCCCAGGTCAGTTTTAGGTTatcccagcctggttttaggttatcccagcctggttttaggttatcccagcctggttttaggttatcccagcctggttttaggttatcccagcctggttttaggttatcccagcctggttttaggttatcccagcctggttttaggttatcccagcctggttttaggttatcccagcctggttttaggttatcccagcctggttttaggttatcccagcctggttttaggttatcccagcctggttttaggttatcccagcctggttttaggttatcccagcctggttttaggttatcccagcctggttttaggttatcccagcctggttttaggttatcccagcctggttttaggttatcccagcctggttttaggttatcccagcctggttttaggttatcccagcctggttttaggttatcccagcctggttttaggttatcccagcctggttttaggttatcccagcctggttttaggttatcccagcctggttttaggttatcccagcctggttttaggttatcccagcctggttttaggttatcccagcctggttttaggttatcccagcctggttttaggttatcccagcctggttttaggttatcccagcctggttttaggttatcccagcctggttttaggttatcccagcctggttttagGTTATCCCAGGTCAGTTTTTGGTCATCCCAGGTCGGTTTTTGGTCGTCCCGGCCGGTTCAGCTCCCCGCTCACCCTCGGAGATGGGCCCGAAGGAGCTGAAgtgctgctccaggccctgctcgTCCGTGTCGTAGTTGAGGCCGCCCACGAAGAGCTTCCCCTCCCCCGCCGCCATGCGtgggggggcggcggcggccgTGACGTCATAGGGCGGGGCCCGGCCCCTGCGGTGACGTTACAACCTGGGGACGCAGCCGTTGTGACGTCATAACCCCAtcccccttcccccagcaaGGGTTCTCTGATCCTCGTGACGTCATACCCTCACCCCCCGCCTGCTGCCTAATGACGTCACAGCTCACTTAACACCATCCCCCCCACGCGGCTCCCAGTGACGTCACACCTCCCCTTAGAAACCCCAAATTTTACGAAATTCCCCCCGTGACGCCATCACTGCCCGCCAGCAACACGCGTCCCCTCCTGCTGACGTCACAGAGCCCCTCCCGGCGCCCCCATGACGTCACCCATCCCCCACGTggttccctcccctccccagaccccccccccccccccccccccccccccccccccccccccccccccccccccccccccccccccccccccccccccccccccccccccccccccccccccccccccccccccccccccccccccccccccccccccccccccccccccccccccccccccccccccccccccccccccccccccccccccccccccccccccccccccccccccccccccccccccccccccccccccccccccccccccccccccccccccccccccccccccccccccccccccccccccccccccccccccccccccccccccccccccccccccccccccccccccccccccccccccccccccccccccccccccccccccccccccccccccccccccccccccccccccccccccccccccccccccccccccccccccccccccccccccccccccccccccccccccccccccccccccccccccccccccccccccccccccccccccccccccccccccccccatttttggggtcccggGGGCAGTTCCGGGGGTCCCGGTTGAGTTTTGGGGTTTCAGGGGGGTCCCGAGGGGGGAGTCCCGGTTGTGTTTTCGGGTCCCGGTGGTTTTCAGGGTTCCCAGGGGAAAGTTCCCGGGGATGTTTTGGGGTTCCCGTTGGCATTTTGGGGTCCCGATTATATTTTGGGGTTCCCGGTTGTATTTTGAGTCCCCAGTTccattttggggtcccctgTTATATTCTGGGGTTCCCGGTTGTATTTTGGGGTCCCAGTTAtgttttggggttcccaggggGATTCCCAGGGATGTTTTGGGGTTCCCGTTTgtattttggggtccccagggggTCCCCACtgtattttggggtttcccGTGTTATATTTTGGGGTCACGGAGGGTCCCTGTTATATTTTGGGGTCCAAGGTATATTTTGGGGTTCCCGGCGTTGGTCTTTGGGGTCCCCAGTTCCATTTTGGGGTCCCCGGCTATATTTTGGAGTTCCCGTTGGTATTTTGGGGGTTCCCAGGGATGTTTTGGGGTCCCCGGGGAtattttggggtccccagtTATATTTTGAGGTTCTCGGTTGTATTTTGGGGTCCCCGGGGATATTTCGGGGTCCCCTGTTccattttggggtcccctgTTGCATTTCGGGGTCCCCTGTTGCATTTTGGGGTCCCCgggggtattttggggtgtctctgagtctctctctctctccgGGCAGGTTTAATGCTGCTCCGCTCCCGTCACAGCCGAAACGCCacggccccgccccccccccccccccccccccccccccccccccccccccccccccccccccccccccccccccccccccccccccccccccccccccccccccccccccccccccccccccccccccccccccccccccccccccccccccccccccccccccccccccccccccccccccccccccccccccccccccccccccccccccccccccccccccccccccccccccccccccccccccccccccccccccccccccccccccccccccccccccccccccccccccccccccccccccccccccccccccccccccccccccccccccccccccccccccccccccccccccccccccccccccccccccccccccccccccccccccccccccccccccccccccccccccccccccccccccccccccccccccccccccccccccccccccccccccccccccccccccccccccccccccccccccccccccccccccccccccccccccccccccccccccccccccccccccccccccccccccccccccccccccccccccccccccccccccccccccccccccccccccccccccccccccccccccccccccccccccccccccccccccccccccccccccccccccccccccccccccccccccccccccccccccccccccccccccccccccccccccccccccccccccccccccccccccccccccccccccccccccccccccccccccccccccccccgagtgAGGGGGAGTAACCTCGGAGTAACGTGTGAGTAACCCAGGAGTAGCCGGGGCGTGCAGAGTGTCCcttgggggagggggggagtGACCTCGGAGTGAAGTGTGAGTAACCCCAGAGTAAAGTCTGAGTAACTCTGGAGTAAATCTGAGTAACCCCGGAGTAAAATATGAGTAAGCCCAGAGTAGAGTCTGAGTAATCTCAGAGTAAAATCTGAGTAACCCCAGAGTAGTCTGAGTAACTCCATAGTAAACGCCACCCTCAGAGGAAAGCGTCACCTCAGAGCAGACCATGAGTAACTCTGGAGTAAAGTGTCACCCTTGGAGTAAAACGTGAGTAACCCGAGTGAAATGTCCCCTGGTGTAAACCATCACCTCAGAGTAAAACGTGAGTAACTCTGGAGTAAACCGTGAGTAACCCCAGAGTAAAACATTCGCCCTGGAGTAAACCGTGAGTAACCCTGGAGTAGCGTCTGCTCAGCCCCAGCGTGGGGACGGGTGAGCAGCGGTGGCCGAGTGCTCTCGGAGTAAAGGCTGAGTAACTCCTGAGTAGGGACTGAtccctcccagctgagcagagtCTGAGGAACCTCAGCGCAGCAAAGTCGAGTGCGTCCAGATCCGGGGCTGAGTAACCTCTGAGTAAAGGCTGAGTAACCTCCGAGTAAGCTCTGAGTAAAGGCCGAGTAAGCTCTGAGTAGAGGCCGAGTAAGCTCTGAGTAAAGGCCGAGTAAGCTCTGAGTAGAGGCCCAATAAGCTCTGAGTAGAGGCTGAGTAAGCTCTGAGTAGAGGCTGAGCTTCCCGCAGAAGCGCTGAGTAACGGCGGAGTAAGCGCGGAGCGAAGGCAAAGAGGATCCAACCAGGAGTAAAGTGTGAGCAGCGCCACAGGAGCGGGAACAACACGGGGGGGAGCTGAGCAAGGCCGGAGGGAGGAGCCGCGTGAGTGAGGCTGGAGTGAGTCCCAAGTGCCTCCAAGGCTGAGTAAACTCGGAGTAAACTCGGAGTAAGGATCTCCAGCAGGAAGCCTGGAGTAAGTTCCAAGCAGGGACTGAGGAACTTCAGAGTAAGAGCTGAGTAAAGGCCCCGCCCGGCCCGTGAGTAACTCCAGAGTAAAATCCGCGCAGGGAGCGAGTCCTGAGCAACCTCGACGGAAGCGCTGAGAAAGCTCGGAGTAACCTTGGAGTAACCTTGGAGTAACCTTGGAGTAACCTCGGAGTAATCGAGAGTAGAAGCAGAGGAGCGAGAAGAGGCTGAGTAGTCGTGGAGTAAGGCTGGAGTAGGGCAGGTGTGGCCGCAGAGCTGGGCCTGAGCTGCCGTGGAGTAAAGTCTGAGTAACCCTGGAGTAACTCTGGAGTAAAGTCTGAGTAACCCCGGAGTAACTCTGGAGTGTCGTGGGACCAACCTTGGAGTGAAGCCTGAGGAACTCCAGAGTAACCCTGGAGTAACCCCGGAGTGAAATGGGACCAACCTTGGAGTGAAGTCTGAGTAACCCCGGAGTAAAGTGTGAGTAACGTCCGAGTAAGCTCAACAGGGGCTTGGGGActcccctccccccaccccatgattgccccccccccccccccccccccccccccccccccccccccccccccccccccccccccccccccccccccccccccccccccccccccccccccccccccccccccccccccccccccccccccccccccccccccccccccccccccccccccccccccccccccccccccccccccccccccccccccccccccccccccccccccccccccccccccccccccccccccccccccccccccccccccccccccccccccccccccccccccccccccccccccccccccccccccccccccccccccccccccccccccccccccccccccccccccccccccccccccccccccccccccccccccccccccccccccccccccccccccccccccccccccccccccccccccccccccccccccccccccccccccccccccccccccccccccccccccccccccccccccccccccccccccccccccccccccccccccccccccccccccccccccccccccccccccccccccccccccccccccccccccccccccccccccccccccccccccccccccccccccccccccccccccccccccccccccccccccccccccccccccccccccccccccccccccccccccccccccccccccccccccccccccccccccccccccccccccccccccccccccccccccccccccccccccccccccccccccccccccccccccccccccccccccccccccccccccccccccccccccccccccccccccccccccccccccccccccccccccccccccccccccccccccccccccccccccccccccccccccccccccccccccccccccccccccccccccccccccccccccccccccccccccccccccccccccccccccccccccccccccccccccccccccccccccccccccccccccccccccccccccccccccccccccccccccccccccccccccccccccccccccccccccccccccccccccccccccccccccccccccccccccccccccccccccccccccccccccccccccccccccccccccccccccccccccccccccccccccccccccccccccccccccccccccccccccccccccccccccccccccccccccccccccccccccccccccccccccccccccccccccccccccccccccccccccccccccccccccccccccccccccccccccccccccccccccccccccccccccccccccccccccccccccccccccccccccccccccccccccccccccccccccccccccccccccccccccccccccccccccccccccccccccccccccccccccccccccccccccccccccccccccccccccccccccccccccccccccccccccccccccccccccccccccccccccccccccccccccccccccccccccccccccccccccccccccccccccccccccccccccccccccccccccccccccccccccccccccccccccccccccccccccccccccccccccccccccccccccccccccccccccccccccccccccccccccccccccccccccccccccccccccccccccccccccccccccccccccccccccccccccccccccccccccccccccccccccccccccccccccccccccccccccccccccccccccccccccccccccccccccccccccccccccccccccccccccccccccccccccccccccccccccccccccccccccccccccccccccccccccccccccccccccccccccccccccccccccccccccccccccccccccccccccccccccccccccccccccccccccccccccccccccccccccccccccccccccccccccccccccccccccccccccccccccccccccccccccccccccccccccccccccccccccccccccccccccccccccccccccccccccccccccccccccccccccccccccccccccccccccccccccccccccccccccccccccccccccccccccccccccccccccccccccccccccccccccccccccccccccccccccccccccccccccccccccccccccccccccccccccccccccccccccccccccccccccccccccccccccccccccccccccccccccccccccccccccccccccccccccccccccccccccccccccccccccccccccccccccccccccccccccccccccccccccccccccccccccccccccccccccccccccccccccccccccccccccccccccccccccccccccccccccccccggtgtgGCTtcaggggggtttggggattttggggttcaggggTCTCGTTTTGGGGGGGCTGCCTGTGGGGTTCAGGcagttttggggttcagggGGTTTTTGGAGTTGAGGCTGGAGGTTTCGGAGGGNNNNNNNNNNNNNNNNNNNNNNNNNNNNNNNNNNNNNNNNNNNNNNNNNNNNNNNNNNNNNNNNNNNNNNNNNNNNNNNNNNNNNNNNNNNNNNNNNNNNNNNNNNNNNNNNNNNNNNNNNNNNNNNNNNNNNNNNNNNNNNNNNNNNNNNNNNNNNNNNNNNNNNNNNNNNNNNNNNNNNNNNNNNNNNNNNNNNNNNNNNNNNNNNNNNNNNNNNNNNNNNNNNNNNNNNNNNNNNNNNNNNNNNNNNNNNNNNNNNNNNNNNNNNNNNNNNNNNNNNNNNNNNNNNNNNNNNNNNNNNNNNNNNNNNNNNNNNNNNNNNNNNNNNNNNNNNNNNNNN of Ficedula albicollis isolate OC2 unplaced genomic scaffold, FicAlb1.5 N00772, whole genome shotgun sequence contains these proteins:
- the LOC101813600 gene encoding uncharacterized protein LOC101813600, translating into MGWGEGSPQAPVELTRTLLTLYSGVTPGLLRLYSRVTPGLLRLYSTAAQAQLCGHTCPTPALLHDYSASSRSSASTLDYSEVTPRLLQGYSKVTPSFLSASVEVAQDSLPARILLWSYSRAGRGLYSALTLKFLSPCLELTPGFLLEILTPSLLRVYSALEALGTHSSLTHAAPPSGLAQLPPVLFPLLWRCSHFTPGWILFAFAPRLLRRYSALLREAQPLLRAYSASTQSLLGLYSELTRPLLRAYSASTQSLLGLYSELTRRLLSLYSEVTQPRIWTHSTLLR